One Hevea brasiliensis isolate MT/VB/25A 57/8 chromosome 5, ASM3005281v1, whole genome shotgun sequence genomic region harbors:
- the LOC110650727 gene encoding VQ motif-containing protein 17, whose product MEGIVMKKQACIPTSSPTPSPLTMHKDSQTISKAKPKVRIVHIFAPEIIKTDVANFRELVQRLTGKPAEKGCKKKPGIPRRQDQPTAVTTEKEELRSGFGDSGSRGKVKEEEEIWNGANSGGFLSGFGDWDGFIQELGEFQMLPMDADHHIHGCGESQLV is encoded by the coding sequence ATGGAGGGCATCGTCATGAAGAAACAAGCTTGTATACCCACTTCTTCTCCAACTCCATCACCACTGACCATGCATAAAGATTCACAAACAATATCCAAAGCGAAGCCAAAGGTTCGAATAGTTCACATATTTGCTCCTGAAATCATCAAGACAGATGTTGCAAACTTTCGAGAGTTGGTGCAAAGACTCACAGGGAAACCAGCTGAAAAGGGCTGCAAGAAGAAACCAGGAATACCCAGAAGGCAGGATCAGCCAACAGCAGTGACTACCGAGAAAGAAGAGCTAAGAAGTGGTTTTGGTGATTCAGGGTCTAGAGGGAAGgttaaagaggaagaagaaatctGGAATGGTGCAAATTCAGGTGGTTTCTTATCAGGATTTGGAGATTGGGATGGGTTCATTCAAGAACTTGGTGAATTCCAAATGCTGCCTATGGACGCTGATCATCACATTCATGGTTGTGGAGAGAGTCAACTTGTCTAA